The following are from one region of the Muntiacus reevesi chromosome 3, mMunRee1.1, whole genome shotgun sequence genome:
- the MMADHC gene encoding cobalamin trafficking protein CblD encodes MANVLCNRARLVSYLPGFCSLVKRVVNPRAFSTAGSSGSDESHVATAPPDICSRTVWPDETMGPFGPQDQRFQLPGNIGFDCHLNGTASQKKSQVHKTLPDVLAEPLSSERHEFVMAQYVNEFQGNDTPVEQEINSAETYFESAKVECAIQTCPELLRRDFESLFPEVATNKLMILTVTQKTKNDMTVWSEEVENEREVLLEKFISGAKEICYALRAEGYWADFIDPSSGLAFFGPYTNNTLFETDERYRHLGFSVDDLGCCKVIRHSLWGTHVVVGSIFTNATPDSHIMKKLSGN; translated from the exons GTACTCTGTAACAGAGCCAGACTGGTTTCCTATCTCCCAGGATTTTGCTCTTTAGTTAAAAGGGTTGTCAATCCCAGAGCCTTTTCAACCGCAGGATCTTCAGGTTCTGATGAGTCTCATGTGGCCACTGCACCTCCAGATATCT GCTCTCGAACAGTTTGGCCTGATGAAACCATGGGACCATTTGGACCTCAGGATCAGAGATTCCAGCTTCCTGGGAACATAGGTTTTGACTGTCACCTCAATGGGACCGCATCACAGAAGAAAAGCCAGGTTCATAAAACTTTACCTGATGTTCTAGCAGAACCTTTATCGAGCGAAAGACATGAGTTTGTTATGGCACAATATGTGAATGAATTTCAG GGTAATGATACACCTGTTGAACAAGAAATTAACAGTGCAGAAACTTACTTTGAAAGTGCCAAAGTAGAGTGTGCAATCCAAACATGTCCAGAGTTGCTGCGAAGAG aTTTTGAATCACTGTTTCCAGAAGTAGCCACCAACAAACTAATGATTCTGACTGTAACACAGAAAACTAAGAATGATATGACTGTTTGGAGTGAGGAggtagaaaatgaaagagaagtgcTCTTAGAAAAG TTCATCAGCGGTGCTAAGGAAATTTGCTATGCCCTTCGAGCTGAAGGCTATTGGGCTGACTTTATTGACCCATCATCTGGTTTGGCA ttttttggACCATATACAAACAACACTCTTTTTGAAACAGATGAACGCTATCGACATTTAGGATTCTCTGTTGATGATCTTGGCTGCTGTAAAGTGATTCGTCACAGTCTCTGGGGTACCCATGTGGTTGTAGGAAGTATCTTTACTAATGCTACACCAGACAGCCATATTATGAAGAAATTAAGTGGAAACTAG